The following proteins are encoded in a genomic region of Montipora foliosa isolate CH-2021 chromosome 10, ASM3666993v2, whole genome shotgun sequence:
- the LOC137973152 gene encoding centrosomal protein of 72 kDa-like has translation MIHNLTSRPTVLEDDDVAVLDLISRTGGDLTQPRGLSGSAARVPDLDSYTRDELYKMFPPTKHETELKNRPIQGVHLRPIQDRAYVHFADDYDFGLEDSNPNLKYKDETSAYTAISTRGHFTPNPRLKNNNGTPSGRQQNSFTQGDNLEEPKRNIPRGEGRGRSGDVLPLSARSYDFSPSRKRHQPSPKQSQGSLADKIGKGEGSSPSENQPSTLICAESVQSVDQEDLLNKLLDLVDKYWNGSKSLHHHSKFQSLAQKLLSSHLPHNMDGLLVTSSFDNGKLQEELTERTAEISRMRDQMSQQQSELEEVRGKLKSHETLKNSLDAASHELNSVQSRLVEFQEENNSLRSKIRSLEVASQGVTEQEKLIGELQHRNVSLQEEVKTLNQHVQQQNINLQQLQELTNMLQESHRSLVSTNDHLLRELDETRLRHQHEVNQMHWSYDNLKKTMEWLPNSAK, from the exons ATGATTCACAACCTTACTTCTCGCCCAACAG TCCTAGAAGATGATGATGTGGCTGTGCTGGATTTAATTTCACGGACTGGTGGGGACTTGACTCAACCAAGGGGACTTTCTGGCTCTGCAGCAAGAGTGCCTGATTTGGACAGCTACACAAGAGATG AGCTCTACAAGATGTTCCCACCCACAAAACATGAAACAGAATTAAAGAATCGTCCCATACAAGGTGTTCACTTGAGGCCCATACAAGACAGAGCCTATGTTCACTTTGCTGATGATTATGATTTCGGGTTGGAAGATAGTAACCCTAATCTAAAATACAAAGATGAAACAAGTGCGTACACAGCAATTTCCACAAGGGGGCACTTCACCCCAAATCCCAgattgaaaaataataatggcACTCCTTCAGGACGACAACAAAACTCATTTACACAAGGTGACAACTTGGAGGAACCAAAAAGAAATATACCTAGAGGTGAAGGCAGAGGGAGAAGTGGAGATGTACTGCCATTATCTGCAAGGTCCTATGATTTCTCACCCTctagaaaaagacatcagcctTCTCCCAAACAGTCACAAGGGTCTCTTGCTGACAAGATAGGTAAAGGGGAAGGAAGCAGCCCCAGTGAAAATCAACCGTCAACTCTG ATTTGTGCTGAATCAGTTCAAAGTGTTGATCAGGAAGACCTTTTGAATAAACTTCTTGACTTAGTAGACAA ATATTGGAATGGGTCAAAATCGCTTCATCATCATTCTAAGTTTCAAA gTCTTGCACAGAAACTGCTTTCGTCACACCTTCCCCACAATATGGATGGTCTTCTGGTCACGTCATCTTTTGACAATGGCAAGCTTCAAGAAGAACTAACAGAAAGAACTGCTGAAATATCAAGAATGCGTGATCAAATGTCACAGCAACAGAGTGAACTAGAAGAAGTTCGGGGAAAGTTAAAGAGTCATGAAACTTTAAAGAATTCTCTTGATGCTGCCTCCCATGAACTG AATTCTGTGCAATCAAGACTTGTAGAGTTCCAAGAAGAAAATAACTCTTTGCGTTCTAAGATAAGATCCTTGGAGGTTGCATCTCAGGGAGTCACAGAACAAGAAAAACTTATAG GCGAACTTCAGCACAGAAATGTGTCACTACAAGAGGAGGTCAAGACCCTCAACCAACACGTTCAACAACAAAATATTAACTTACAACAGTTACAAGAGCTAACAAACATGTTGCAAGAAAGTCATAG ATCCCTTGTTTCCACAAACGACCATTTGCTAAGGGAGCTGGATGAAACGCGACTGCGCCATCAACATGAAGTAAATCAGATGCACTGGAGTTATGATAATCTTAAAAAGACTATGGAGTGGCTTCCTAATAGTGCAAAGTAG
- the LOC137973153 gene encoding tubulin polymerization-promoting protein family member 2-like, whose translation MSDEQLLVVFKSFCAFGAGGKDAQPMMDNAKFGKLFRDLKLYDKKFTSTDTDIIFNRPEVKSKTERKIGFESFKKALELCAEKKYGSKDDVQKLIDKICAGKGPVAVGATKQSKSGAVDRMTDTSKYTGSHKERFDDSGKGKGLEGRKDFDSKAAEGYVGGYKGKDTYDKTH comes from the exons ATGTCTGATGAACAGCTTCTCGTCGTGTTTAAATCGTTCTGTGCGTTTGGAGCTGGTGGCAAGGACGCTCAACCTATGATGgataatgcaaaatttggaaaatTATTTCGCGATCTGAAACTGTACgacaaaaaatttacgtcaaCTGACACGGATATAATATTCAATAGACCTGAAGTAAAGAG CAAGACAGAACGGAAGATAGGCTTTGAAAGTTTCAAGAAGGCCTTGGAATTGTGTGCAGAGAAAAAGTACGGAAGTAAAGACGACGTGCAAAAGTTGATCGACAAAATCTGTGCTGGAAAGGGTCCAGTTGCGGTTGGAGCCACT aaaCAAAGCAAGTCAGGTGCTGTTGATCGAATGACTGACACTTCAAAGTACACTGGATCTCATAAGGAACGGTTTGATGATAGTGGCAAAGGCAAAGGCTTGGAGGGTCGAAAAGACTTTGATTCTAAAGCCGCTGAAGGGTATGTTGGTGGCTACAAGGGAAAGGACACTTATGACAAGACACACTAG